The Triticum aestivum cultivar Chinese Spring chromosome 3A, IWGSC CS RefSeq v2.1, whole genome shotgun sequence genome includes a region encoding these proteins:
- the LOC123060397 gene encoding protodermal factor 1 — MGGKVLLISAVLVGLVSLSSCRSLGELHEQKTHYGGSPTPTHGSGGGYNPTPTPTYGTTPTPSYGTTPTPTYGTTPTPSYGTTPTPSYGTTPSTPSTPSHDVPASPKKHGFIGSCDYWKNHPDAIVAAIGSLGNIGKTFGAACSMIGGKKLGNMHDALSNTRTDGIGALIREGAAAYLNSIVNKKFPFTTQQVKDCIVVAVTSDGAASAQAGVFKKANEFHY; from the exons ATGGGTGGCAAGGTTCTTCTGATCAGTGCCGTCTTGGTGGGGCTTGTTTCACTGAGCTCGTGCAGGAGCCTGGGAGAGTTGCATGAGCAGAAGACCCACT ATGGGGGCTCACCAACTCCCACGCATGGGTCAGGAGGAGGCTACAATCCGACACCGACACCAACTTACGGCACTACACCGACGCCATCTTACGGCACTACACCGACGCCAACTTACGGCACTACACCGACGCCATCTTACGGCACTACACCGACGCCATCTTACGGCACTACACCGAGCACCCCAAGTACACCTTCCCATGATGTCCCTGCAAGTCCAAAGAAGCATGGGTTCATTGGATCCTGCGA CTACTGGAAGAATCACCCAGATGCTATAGTTGCAGCTATTGGGTCCCTTGGCAACATCGGCAAGACATTTGGTGCTGCATGCAGTATGATAGGTGGCAAGAAGCTAGGAAATATGCATGATGCACTCTCAAACACTAGAACTGATGGTATTGGCGCCCTGATACGTGAGGGGGCAGCTGCATACCTCAACTCCATTGTGAACAAGAAGTTCCCATTTACCACCCAGCAGGTGAAGGACTGCATCGTCGTGGCCGTGACCTCTGATGGTGCTGCTTCTGCCCAAGCTGGGGTCTTCAAGAAGGCAAATGAATTCCACTACTAA
- the LOC123060396 gene encoding uncharacterized protein: MDSPLPQPRRRRPVVLIASCALILLATALLLPRAPAVPPLTPAVRLDPRVARRSGNEVLWQLPPGPPRAAVFVAPGCTIRATDFFDASPGCPRCAGLPEERRFTREALRRGYAVLAVSSRAECWSLDAASASGDGSELAAVGSVIEWWVKEQHPELGGLPLVGIGASSGGYFVSALAARVRFSSVAIVIAEGVFAAMEEIPPGYPPALFVHMPRDADRAQMVAASIDKLKSKHVDVREIQCDAFAVSAEFLAARIPGLTPTVADGLVDVLRHKSFLDEKGFLKNDGRSTPWKEAAEEAKILPEGFRLERHVTEELNIAYAYHEFTSLENEEIFKWFDSHMDHKI; encoded by the coding sequence ATGGACAGCCCCCTCCCGCAGCCGCGCAGGCGCAGGCCCGTCGTCCTGATCGCCTCCTGCGCGCTGATCCTCCTCGCCACCGCCCTCCTCCTCCCGCGCGCTCCCGCCGTCCCGCCGCTGACCCCGGCCGTCCGCCTCGACCCGCGGGTCGCGCGCAGGAGCGGCAACGAGGTGCTGTGGCAGCTGCCGCCgggcccgccgcgcgccgccgtgtTCGTCGCCCCCGGGTGCACCATCCGCGCCACCGACTTCTTCGACGCCTCCCCCGGCTGCCCGCGCTGCGCGGGGCTCCCCGAGGAGCGCCGGTTCACGCGCGAGGCGCTCCGCCGAGGCTACGCCGTCCTCGCCGTGTCCAGCCGCGCCGAGTGCTGGTCCCTCGACGCCGCCTCCGCCTCTGGCGACGGcagcgagctcgccgccgtcggttCCGTCATCGAATGGTGGGTCAAGGAGCAGCACCCCGAGCTCGGCGGCCTCCCGCTCGTCGGCATCGGCGCGTCGTCGGGCGGGTACTTCGTCTCCGCGCTGGCGGCGAGGGTCAGGTTCAGCAGCGTCGCCATCGTGATTGCCGAGGGCGTGTTTGCCGCCATGGAGGAAATCCCGCCCGGCTACCCGCCGGCGCTGTTCGTGCACATGCCCAGGGATGCCGACAGGGCGCAGATGGTGGCGGCAAGCATAGACAAGCTCAAGTCAAAGCACGTTGATGTGCGGGAGATCCAGTGCGACGCCTTTGCCGTGAGTGCCGAGTTCTTGGCGGCGAGGATCCCGGGGTTGACTCCCACCGTCGCCGATGGCCTTGTGGACGTGCTTCGCCACAAGTCCTTCTTGGATGAGAAGGGGTTTCTGAAGAACGATGGGAGGAGCACACCGTGGAAGGAGGCGGCGGAGGAAGCCAAGATCCTGCCGGAGGGGTTCCGGCTGGAGAGGCATGTCACGGAGGAGTTGAATATTGCATATGCATACCATGAATTTACCAGCCTGGAGAATGAAGAGATCTTCAAATGGTTCGATTCCCATATGGATCACAAGATTTGA